One region of Ictalurus punctatus breed USDA103 chromosome 6, Coco_2.0, whole genome shotgun sequence genomic DNA includes:
- the neurod1 gene encoding neurogenic differentiation factor 1, which yields MTKSCTEEPSMIESPTGSANWTDKKQKPGHEAMRKEDLENDEEEAVHRLEDAHELEEDEEEEEEDEEEEEEGDDASKPKRRGPKKKKMTKARLQRFKMRRMKANARERNRMHGLNDALESLRKVVPCYSKTQKLSKIETLRLAKNYIWALSEILRSGESPDLVSFVQALCKGLSQPTTNLVAGCLQLNPRTFLPEQQSHAHGASVASYASMHPYCYQSPGLPSPPYGAADGAPHHTFHAKTAAHAYGSTLLLPPPPPPPPQPPSAMQAEPFYDAALADCAHSPAASFDGPLSPPLSVNGNFSFKHEPPTEFEKSYHGFGGGVQPYHHHAPPGHHHHHHPHHHHHAALYDLPPMENVVPYEGHSHHERVVHMNAQLNAIFHDS from the coding sequence ATGACGAAATCTTGCACGGAAGAACCCTCGATGATCGAGTCTCCGACCGGCAGCGCCAACTGGACCGACAAGAAGCAGAAGCCCGGGCACGAGGCCATGCGCAAAGAGGACCTGGAGAACGACGAAGAGGAGGCTGTGCACAGGCTCGAGGACGCGCACGAGCTGGAGGAGGacgaagaagaggaagaggaagatgaggaggaagaggaagagggcGACGACGCGAGCAAGCCGAAGCGGCGTGGCccgaaaaagaagaaaatgaccAAGGCGCGCCTGCAGAGGTTCAAAATGAGGCGCATGAAAGCGAATGCGCGCGAGCGCAACCGTATGCACGGGCTGAACGACGCGCTCGAGAGCCTGCGCAAGGTGGTGCCGTGCTACTCGAAAACGCAGAAGCTGTCCAAGATCGAGACTCTTCGTCTGGCCAAGAATTACATCTGGGCGCTGTCCGAGATCCTGCGGTCGGGCGAGAGTCCGGATCTGGTGTCATTCGTGCAGGCTTTGTGCAAAGGTCTTTCGCAGCCCACGACTAATCTGGTGGCAGGGTGCTTGCAGCTCAATCCGCGGACTTTCTTGCCCGAGCAGCAGAGCCATGCGCACGGAGCGAGCGTCGCTTCATACGCCAGCATGCACCCGTACTGCTACCAGAGCCCCGGTCTGCCGAGCCCGCCGTATGGCGCTGCGGACGGTGCGCCGCACCACACGTTTCACGCCAAGACGGCGGCGCACGCGTACGGGAGCACGCTGCTCTTACCACCACCACCGCCTCCGCCTCCGCAGCCGCCGAGCGCCATGCAGGCTGAGCCGTTTTACGACGCCGCGCTGGCGGACTGCGCGCACAGCCCCGCCGCGTCCTTCGATGGGCCGCTCAGCCCGCCACTGAGCGTCAACGGGAACTTTTCTTTCAAGCACGAGCCACCGACGGAGTTCGAAAAGAGCTATCACGGGTTCGGCGGCGGCGTGCAGCCCTACCATCACCACGCGCCGCCGGgacaccaccatcaccatcaccctcaccaccaccaccacgcggCTCTTTACGATTTACCACCCATGGAGAACGTCGTGCCCTACGAGGGTCACTCTCACCACGAACGAGTCGTGCACATGAACGCTCAACTCAACGCCATATTCCACGACTCGTGA